TCGTGCGCCCGCTCGCAAACCTGGTCTCCCTTGGCGATGAACTCGGCCTTGCTCAGGGACGCCGTGTCCTCGTCGTCGAATGGCCCGAGGTCCAGGAGGGCCGCCAGCGCGCCGATCACGACCAGAGCCCCAAGCACCACCGCCACCACGACAGCTGGGCCCGTAGGGGTGAACGGCTCGCGGTTCGCCGGCATCCGCGGCAGGGTAGCGGCCGGGCTGGCTGGGTCCTCGGGGGTATCTCAGGCCCCTCGGGCGTCAGCCGGAGGCTCGTGGTAGGCGCGAAGCCGGGCGCGGCGAGCGAGAGCGGCGAGGGCGATCACGGGAGGCCGCTGGGCCCACGGCGGTGGGAACGAGAGGTAGGTCCCGGGCATCAGCAACTCGGAGATGGTGAGCGCGAACTGAAGGGGGTTCCGGATCAGACCGCGGCGATCCACGCGGCCCTCGCTGGCCAGGGCGGAAACCGTCTCGAAGTAGCCGGCGATTCCGTCCAGAAGCTCGGCGTCCGGTTGTTCCAGCTCCACCCACTGCCTGACGCGCAGAGGGCCCCGCCCCGCGTTCGCGGGATGAACGTGGGCAGCGTTCGGCGGGACGTCGAAGCGATGCGGTGCCGCCTCGCGCCGGCGATGGCGGCCGACCCGGTATTGCGCCTCGCCCTCCAGGAGCTCGAAGTGCTCCGTGACGGTCGGGTGCCGGTGGGGTAGCGCGACGAGCCGCGAGCCCTCAGGCACCCACCACTCCAACTCGAGGGCCCTCCCCTGGCTCGACCCGGGCGTGCGGACGAATGTCAGCTTCTCCCCGGTGACCTTGTTGATGATCGTCTCGCCCGGCGCGGCCACGCGTGAAGCGACAATAGCCCAGCGTGGCGACGCCCGGCGCGCCCGTGGACGCCCGCGCCGTGATGAGCCAGCGCCGTTAAAGGGATTGCTGCGAGTGCCGATGAAGCGCGTGGATAGGCTTGCTTGGGTTTTCGGGACAGCGGCCTATTTTTTGAGAACGCCGTTTCGTTGCGCGAGCGGCGTTCTTCGCGTTGAGACCCCGAATCAGCGATCAGCCGTCGCCGGTGAGCGCGTTCTCGACGGTGTCGAGGAGCTCGCTGACGTCTCCCCCAACGAGGGTCAGGATCACAACCGACGCGATCGACACGAGGCTGAGCATCAGCGCGTACTCAGCGAACCCCTGTCCCTCCTCGCGATCAAGAGCTGACTGGATGCCCTCCTTCACGAAAAGGCCTATGCGCTGTAACCACATCACTGGTTCAGTTCCCCCTAGCGGAGAGAGTAGGCCGTGACAAGCGCTTTGAAACCGGAAGAAGGTCTAGTTCGACCTAGACCCTTCACAGTGCGGTGAGTGGGGAGGAGGATCGAACCGAGTTAGTAAGGCGCCTTACTCCGAGAGCCCGGCGGCTTCGAGGGCTTCGTCGCGGTCCGCGTACTCGTAGAGGTAGACGATCTTGCCGTCGCGCAGTGTGAAGTGCAGATAGAGGCGCAGATCGACCTCCACCTCGCTTCTCACGCCTCGGCCGGTGAGGTGCAGACAGGCCACGACGCTATCCGCGCCGTCCTTCACCTCCTCGACATCGATCTGATGCCCCTCCCAGTTCTCGAGCCAGCTCCTCCGGACACGGAGGGCGGCCTTATGACCCCCGGACGGGATATGCCCCTCCCCGATCGGATACCACTCGACGCCCGGATCCAACATGCTGAGAAAGGCCTCCTCGTCATGCTCGTAGGCCTGAATGGATCGGAGCACGATCTCCACGTTCTCCTGCGACATCGCCCGCGCAGTATCTCGCTACATCTGCCGATCCGCTGTCAGCCGAACCGGGCTCCGGCCTCGACCTTGGCACCGCGCTGATGTTCGCGTTTTGTTCGCAAATGGCCGGGGGTCGGGCCTCACGGCAACGGTCCCGACCATGAGAAACCCGCCGTGGCGGGGCTTCCTCCAAGTGGGCCGGGGAGGATTCGAACCTCCGACCGACGGATTATGAGTCCGCTGCTCTGACCAACTGAGCTACCGGCCCGGGTGTCTCGATTATGGCCTGGGGTCAGATGGAAGACCGCAATCTGCGGATTTCGCACAGGGGCCTACCTGCAATGAGGTAGAAGCCGCTCGACAAAGCGTGGCGGTTTCGGCACCATGCCGCCTTCGGGGGCGACGACTCCGTATCGGGATGGGATTCGCTTGCGGGAGGGGAGTCCAGGGGAACGTCGCCCCCGTTTCTTCCTCCAGGGCCCGGGTAAGAGGGCCAGTACTACCGCTGGATAGCGGCACAGCACGCGGGTCGCCCAGTGAGGGACTGGGCGGCCCGCTCCGTCTTTGAGGCGCTCCGAAAGGACCGCTTCGGGTGCCGTCGAAGTGTCAGTCCATGGCGGGACCGAGGGTCGCCTTCTTTCGGGATGGCGCCCTCCGGGAGCGTCGCTTGCACCCCAGGCGGCGCTCCCACCTGCGACAGACCGGCGCGGGTGTGGCCGTTCCTAGCCGGCGACCTGGTTGACGGCCTGCTCCAGCTCGGAGGGGCTGAAGGCACCCTGGAGGCGGCTGCGGACGATGCCCCGACGATCGACCACGAACAGCCACGGCTCGGTTTGCAGGCCGAATGCGCGCAGCTGCGGGCGGTAGCCGTCGCTGGCGTTGTTGTTGTTGAAGACCTCCATGTGGATGAAGTCGACGCCGTCGCCGGTCTCGTGCTTGACCTGCTCGGCGACGTCGACGACCGGGCCGCAGACGCGACTCTCACACAGGGCCGGCGTCGCGAACACGAGCACGATCGGCTCCTTGCCGAGCGCGTCGGCGAAGTCCACGGTGTGCATGTCGTCGGGTGGGGAGCGCGTGTCGATCTGCCCCAGGTTGCCGCCGACGTCGGAGACGGTTGGGGTATGGATGCGCGGTGGGCGCTCGCCCACCGTGGGGATGTCCTCGGAGCCCCCAACCTTGATCGTCGGGATCAGAGCCGCGGTGTATCCGCTGCCCTCGCGGAACATCGCCGCCAGGTCCCAGTTGCCGTCCCGGTTGAGCTTCACGTTGGTGACGTAGACGAGTTTCGCCGCGTCCGGGTCCAGCTCGGTGGTCTGTGATTCGAACTGGGACTTGACCGCGAGGCTCTCGATCCGGGCGGGAAACGGGCCTTCGGCCTTGCCTCCGCCGCTGGGCGCCGCGTAGATCGCCACTTGGGCGTCGCTCACCTGCCCGCGAGAAGCAGTGAAGACGCCGAATCCGAAGCGGTTCTCGCCCCGCTCATAAACGGCCGCCGTGGGGCTCACAACCAGGTTCGACGGCTGGGCGCCGGAGCCACGGAGGACCCGCGTGAGGGATCGTCCGTTCGCCGCCGGGAAGTCGGAGGCCGCCGGAGCGGGAGCGTCTCCCGGCGCATCGTCGCCCCCACCGCCCCCGCACCCGGCGCCCAGCGAGACGGCGGCAACGGCGGTCGCCAAGGCCACGGCGGGCCGGGCGGCCCGTCTCAGGCGCGAGAACTGCGAGCGAGCAAGGACCCACGTTTCGCTGCGGTCACGACGGTCGGCCACGCGCGAATCCTATGGATGAGGCCTAATGGCCAGGTAAGCAGCCGGGCTGTAGGGTCTCGCCCGCGAAGGCGACGAGAGGAGATTGGCTTTGGCGGATCGAGCGGCGCTGGTCACGGGTGGATCGAGTGGGATCGGGCTGGCGATCGCCCGGGCGCTGGGCGAGGAAGGCTACGGCGTGACCGTCGCTTCGCGACGCCCCCAGAAACTCGAGGCGGCAGCGGATGGGCTCCGCAGCGCCGGCATCGACGTGTATGCGGCCCCGGTCAACATGACCGAAGAGGAGGCGGTCGCGGGGGTGGTCCAGGCCCACCGGGAGCGGTTCGGGCGGCTCGACGTCCTGGTCAACAACGCGGGCGTTGGGGTCGGCGAGGCGATGGAGGGGATCACCACGAAGTACCTCGACATGCAGCTTGGGGTGAACCTGCGCGCGGTGGTCATCGGCACTCGCGAGGCGTTGCCGATGCTGCGGGAGGCCGGCGCCGAGCACGGCAAGGCCTTGATCGTGAACCTGGCGTCGATTGCAGGCAAGATCGGCCAGGCGTGGTTATCCGTCTACTCGGCGACCAAGGCTGGCGTGATCGGCTTCAGCCAGGCGACACAGAAGGAGGTCGCCGGCCAGGGGATCCAGGTGACGGCCCTGTGCCCGGGCTTCGTCGACACGGCGATGACGGAGTTCGCGAAGGAGCAGGTGAAGGCGGAGGAGATGATCCGCCCCGAGGACATCGCCGAGTCGGTTCGATTCCTGCTCGTGACGTCTCCGGCGTGCCTGGTCCCGGAGATCGTCTTCACTCGCCCGGACGAGCAGCTGGGCGCTTGAGCGCGGCGAGGCGTTGCTCGGCGAGCTGCTCCTCCGCGGCGGCGAGCAGGTCGCGGTACTCCTCGTAGCCTCTGGCCGGGCGCATCCAGGACCAGTGGAGGCGGTCCCGCAGCTCGCGCGCGCGATGCCGCTCGCCTGTGTCAGGACGGCGACGCGCCTGGCGCTCCGCGATCGCGGCCCGCTCGGTGCGAATCTCGGCGGCCACCTCGGCGATCGAGCCGGGCTCGGAGGAATGCCCGGTCGAAAGGCTCGCCTCCAGAAGCGAGCGG
Above is a window of Solirubrobacterales bacterium DNA encoding:
- a CDS encoding nuclear transport factor 2 family protein, with the translated sequence MSQENVEIVLRSIQAYEHDEEAFLSMLDPGVEWYPIGEGHIPSGGHKAALRVRRSWLENWEGHQIDVEEVKDGADSVVACLHLTGRGVRSEVEVDLRLYLHFTLRDGKIVYLYEYADRDEALEAAGLSE
- a CDS encoding SDR family oxidoreductase, with amino-acid sequence MADRAALVTGGSSGIGLAIARALGEEGYGVTVASRRPQKLEAAADGLRSAGIDVYAAPVNMTEEEAVAGVVQAHRERFGRLDVLVNNAGVGVGEAMEGITTKYLDMQLGVNLRAVVIGTREALPMLREAGAEHGKALIVNLASIAGKIGQAWLSVYSATKAGVIGFSQATQKEVAGQGIQVTALCPGFVDTAMTEFAKEQVKAEEMIRPEDIAESVRFLLVTSPACLVPEIVFTRPDEQLGA